The segment AAAAGAACGTGAGCTCATTGAAAAAACCGATGCACAGATTTTATGGATACAGGCACAGCAATCGCATTCAGGTTCACATTCGTTGGATTATGGACAGTGGCGTCTTTCAGGCGGTGGCTCTCTAATGGGCAAGGGCAGTCATCCATTAACTGCGGCTATTTATTTAAAACAGGTGGAAGGACTTTCAAGAAATAAAAAATCGATTCGCCCAAAAACAGTTTCGGCAAGAACACATGCTGTTACACGGATGCCGGGTTATAAAAACGAAAGTCATCTGAGAGATACGTACAAGGATGTAGAAGATTATGCAACAGTTCATGTGGTATTTGAAGATGGCAGCGTTGCAGATATTGTTGCAAGTGAATTATTACATGGAGGTGTGAAGAATTATGTAGAAGTGCATGCAAACAACCACCGGACTATTTGCAATATCGCACCCAACAATGCGATGCAAACGTATAATCCTTTGGAAGAAAATTTCAGTGATGTGTATGTAGTGGAGAAAACGGGCACGAAACAAGGTTGGTCATTTATTTCACCCGATGAAGCATGGTTCAACGGGTATCAGCATGAGATGGAAGCGTTTTATCGTACAGCAGCAGTTGGTGAAGCCATCGAAAGTAACAGTCAATTGGCAGCAGATGTCATTGCAACGATTTATGCGGCCTATGTTTCTGCAGAAAGTCGGGGTGAAGAAGTAGCGATACCAATTATTAATTCGTAAACATGGGTTTAATCATATCAGCAAATCAAACTCCGGTTAAAAAATACAGATGGATCATTCTGTCGTTGGTTTTTTTGCGACGACGATTAATTATCTCGACCGGCAAGTGATCAGCTTGTTGAAAGATGATTACCTGGAACCATTGTTTGGCTGGACGGAAACTGATTACGCCAACATTGTAATTGCCTTTCAGATTACCTATGCATTAGGTATGATCGGATCTGGATTTATCATTGATCGTATTGGTACAAAATTCGGCTATGCATTAGCGTTGATCATTTGGAGTTTAGCAGCTATTGGTCATGCCTTTGCTGTATCTACCGGAGGATTTATGGCAGCAAGAGCTGTATTAGGTTTTAGTGAAGCAGGAAATTTTCCTGCAGCCATTAAGACAGTAGCAGAATGGTTTCCGAAAAAAGAGCGGGCATTGGCAGCAGGGATATTTAATTCGGGAACCAATATTGGTGCAATCATCGCTCCGTTATCTGTACCGCTCATAGCAGGTACATTAGGTTGGGAGTGGGCATTTATCATTACAGGTGCGATCGGTCTTATCTGGTTACTTTTTTGGTGGCTGTTTTACGATAGTCCGCAGAAGCATAAAAAAATATCAACCGAAGAATACAATTACATCCACAGTGATGATATCGAAGATGAACAATTTGAAGATGCTCCGGCAAAAGTTAAATGGTTGAAGCTGCTTGGCTATCGACAAACATGGGCCTTTGCATTGTTGAAGTTTTTTACTGATCCTGTATGGTGGTTTATGCTTTTCTGGCTGCCTTCATTTTTAAATAAACAATACGGTATGACGAAACTTGCACTCGCATTTCCCATAGCTGTTGTGTATACCATTGCCATGTTTGGAAGTATTGCAGGTGGATGGCTATCCGGTTATTTCATCCATCGTGGCTGGCCATTATACAAAGCCCGCAGAACGGCCTTACTCATTTTTGCTTTATGTGCATTGCCTATGCTCGCAGCACAATGGCTGGGTACGTTTCATTATTGGTATGCAGTATTGATCATCGGTTTAGCTGCATCTGCACACCAGGCATGGTCGGCAAATATTTTTACAACGGTGTCTGATATGTTTCCAAAGAAAGCTGTTGCATCGGTAGTAGGTATCGGTGGAATGATTGGTGCAATAGGCGGTATTCTTATTGCCAGAACAGCCGGCTTGTTATTGGATCATTACAAGGTGTTAGGCAAAATTGAAACGGGCTATTACATCATGTTTATTATTTGTGCATTCGCTTATATCATCGCATGGTCGCTATTTAGTTTGCTTGTACCAAAGATGCCAAAGGTGAAAATTTAATTAATAATCATTATGAATGTTGCATACACACATCGATCATTAAACAGCGGCAGTATAAGATTCAGTCTATTCTTATTACTGTTTCTTTCGTTTGATGCAACTGCACAGAACAACAGTACGCAACGGGAAGGTTTAAAATCTGTGTTCAGCAATTATCAAGGAAAGCCATGGAATAATCAGCTGCAACAAATTCCCGGAAGAGTGCAGTGTGAGTTTTACGATTTAGGTGGAGAAGGGATTGCCTACCATGATAAGGATACAATGAATAACGGCAGCGGAAACTTAAATCCTGCAAACGGCACGTTCCTCAATGAATTCAGAATGAAAGAAGCGGTTGATATTTCCTATACCAAAGCAAGGGATATTGATAACAGTCCCTATAATCTTGTTGAACCTTTAATAGGAGAGTTGTATGCAGGTTGGACAAAGCCCGGTGAGTGGATCAATTACAGCATCAACGTAACTGAATCAGGAACCTATACAATCGGCATCATGTATACTGCAAGTGGTGATGGAAGTATCTCGTTACTGATTGATGGAAAAGAAAAGATTGCTGAAGTAGTTATTCCTTCAACAAGAAACGACAGGGAAACAATTGCATGGCGACAATGGCATCATTGGAACAGGATCGATCAATTGGCAACCATTCAACTGAAAAAAGGTGTTCATGTGCTTACACTTAAAACATTAACGAATGGCAATATGAACTACGACTATCTCGATTTCAAACTGAGTCAGTAAATGATTTTTTAATAAAAATTAATCGTATAAAGTATGTATATAAAAAGAGTAATAGTGAGTTTGTTGTTAACCATCATTTCCTGTGCCGCTTCATCTCAGGCAAAATGGGAATCACTTTTTAACGGGAAAGATTTTACCGGATGGAGAAAGCTGAATGGCACAGCAGAGTACAGTATAAAGGATGGAACTATTATCGGCACTTCTAAATCGAAAACTCCGAATACATTTTTAGCAACCGAAAAGCTGTATGATGATTTTATTTTGGAGCTGGAATATAAGGTGGAAGATGGCTTAAACTCCGGTATTCAATTCCGGAGTGCCAGCAACAGTTCGTTTAAGAATGGTCGGGTACACGGTTATCAATTTGAAATCGATCCGTCAGCAAGAGCATGGAGCGGCGGTATTTATGATGAAGCAAGAAGAGGATGGTTGTATACGATGGAAAAAAATCCGGCTGCTAAAACTGCATATAAAAACAACGGATGGAATCATGTGCGTATTGAAGCAATTGGAAACACCGTTCGTACATGGCTGAATGGAATCGCATGTGCAAGTATACTCGATGATCTGGTTGATGCAAGATCAGGCTTCATTGCGTTGCAGGTGCATGAAATTTATAAGCCGGAAGATGAAGGCAAAACCATTCAATGGAAAAATATCCGCATCTGCACAACTGATTTAGCGAAAGTGCGTAACCCGATCAATAATAAAATAGTTCAAGTGAATTGTAATGATAATACCATCTCTCCGGCAGAAGCGAAAGAAGGCTGGATACTTTTATTTGATGGCAAAACAACCAATGGGTGGAGAGGCGCTAAACTCACCAGCTTTCCTGAGAAAGGTTGGGTGATTGAAAACGGTTTATTGAAAGTGGTAAGCTCCAACGGAGCAGAATCAACAAATGGCGGCGATATTGTTACAATCAATAAGTATAAAAACTTTGAATTAACAGTCGACTTTAAAATCACCACCGGTGCTAACAGCGGCATCAAATACTTTGTTGATACAGACCTTAACAAAGGCGAAGGTTCTTCCATTGGTTGTGAGTTTCAGATACTGGATGATCAGGTACATTCCGATGCAAAGCTTGGTGTAGCAGGTAACCGCATGTTGGGATCATTGTATGATCTTATTCCTGCACCATCAGATAAATTCTTTCGTAAGTCTGATTTTAATACTGCCCGTATTATTGTGAAAGGCAACAAGGTTACTCATTATCTCAACGATAAAATAACAGTGGAGTATGAACGTGGTACACAACTGTGGAAAGCATTGGTGGCTTACAGCAAGTATGCAAAGTATCCGGGCTTTGGAGAATTAGAAGAAGGACATATTCTGTTGCAGGATCATGGAAACGAAGTGCAATTCAAAAATATCAAGATCAAAATACTATAAACGAATGCTACTGATATTTCTCAGTAACAGATTTATTTCATCATCAACTAAATAACAATCATGACAAACCAGTTTCAAAAAGTTGCAACATCCGTTCGGAATGTGTTTTGCAGAATACTGCCATTGCTGTTCGTTGCAATGATTCTTTTATCCTGCAAAAAGAAATCAAGTGGACCAGCGCCTGTAGTAGTTACTCCACCAGTTGTAACGCCAATACCCCCGATCAATACAAATTCAACTACAGCCAAAGAGATCATTGAAGACATGGCTGCTGGTTTTAACCTTGGGAATACGTTTGAAAACGGGATCAATTCATCATCGCCTGCAACGAATAAACAAATTATCGACTTGTATTACAGTGCCGGTATGCGGCATGTACGTATCCCTATTACCTGGGTGCAGGGATTCAGCAGTAATCTTGCTGATGCGAATGGAAATGTGAACGTTTCGCATCCACGACTTCTTGAATTGAAGGAGATCGTTGATTATGCGTTGGCAAAAAAAATGTATGTTGTCATCAATACACATCATGAACATTGGTTGAAAGATAACTATGATGGCTCTGCCGCATTCGATACAAAATTTGCAACCTTATGGAACGGCATTGCAACTTTTTTTAAAGACTATCCAAAGCAATTGTTGTTTGAAGTACTTAACGAACCGGAAGGAGCAATGGGTCAATGGAGTGGCACCGGTTATCCATTGCCAACAAACGCACAGGCAATTGACTATACAAGAAAAATAAATAAAGTAGGTTATGATGCCATTCGTGCAACAGGTGGCAACAATATAACCCGTCTCGTTATGGTTTCACCAAACGGACAAGGTAACCAGGGTATGATTGAAGAAGTGTATCCAACAAAAGCAAGTTTGCCGGGAGCTGGTAACGATGCATACCTTGCTATACAAGTGCATACGTATGATCCATGGGCATTCTGCGGACAAACAGGTAGCAATGCAGCATGGCCCGGAAGCGCAAGTATTGAAAATGCAATTAAGAAAGTAGGTGTTCATTCAAAACTGATTGATGTGCCCATTAACTACGGTGAGTTTGGAGTTGGACGCCAATCAAATACTGGTGAACGGAATACAGATCTCGTTCGTGGATATTATAAACTGTTTAGAGTTACCTGCAAGGCAGAAAAAATGTCGTTCACTCCATGGGACGACAGAGGTTGGTTTGGACTTATTTACAAAAGCGGAACAGACTATTTGTTTTCAAACAATATCGTGCCATCAATGATGCAATAAGAAATCATTTGTTCATCCGAACCCTGATTTGAAAAGCCATACAGGGATTTTTTACAGTGAGCTGATAAATGTCTGCTGTAGAAAATCCCTCTTTTTGTAATTGAGGAATTAAATGTGTTTGAATGGCGTCATAGGGTCTGATAGCTGCACCTCGTGGAAACGAATTGCCGTCGTGTGAAAGCAATACTTTATGGAGTACATTTTTTGATTTGAATTCTTTCAGGATACGCACATAATTGCCGATGGTTGATTCTTTCACACCATCCAATGATATCCAGGCACCACTTGCTGCAGTTTCAATAAGAAAATTCATATCGGTTGAAAGATTGGCATGTGCCCATATCCATGCACTTGGGTGCAACTGATATTTCTTTAACAACTCCAGTTGTTTTTTTGCTGCTGCAATATTGTTACCTGTATGCACCTGCAATGTTAGTCCTGTTGCTTTGTGCGTAAGCAAACCAGCAGCAAACAGTTTGATGTCAATGGCCGATGGTTCTCCATCATCAAACGCAAGTTTAATAAAGCCGGGTTTTATTGTTGTACTGTCAATTCCATTTTTGAATTCATTGATCCAGATGTTAGCAATTTCTTCTTCACTCATGCTAAATGCAAAGGCCGGAACATACTTGTCATTTGCTGCGCCATAGAAACCTGTATTGGTAATGATGTTGATGCCACTTAATAGTGAGAGGGTTTGCAGCTTTTTTACATCTCTTCCGAAGTATGCTCCTGTACAATCAAAAATAGATTGTACTCCCTGCAATTTTATTTTTTTAAGATAAGGTAATACCTGGTTAAAAAGTGCAGCGCTGTCATAACCGGCTACCGCAGCAGGTGCTGCTCCAAAATTCGAAAAAAGATGTTCGTGTGTAAGTGCAACGCCGAGTTTACTGCTGTGGATTTTTCCTGTTGCCGAGTACACATAACCGGTTTTCTTTTGAAGAGGATTAAACGAGCTTAGCAAAAGAAAAAAGAAAGATATGATCAATGCTGCTCTCATTTGCGTTGAAGTTTTAATTTTTCTGAATACAGTTCAAAGGTTTACTCATCACGTAAAACCTTGATGTCTTTGATTAACTGCTCAATTTCTAATTGAAGTGTACCATTGTAAATACCTCTGATGCGTTTGGTCTTGTCAATAAGTAGTACATGTTCTGTATGAAGAAACTCAGAACTGTCTTTGGTAAAGCCAAGGTCTTCTTCTGCAAAGTAAGATCGCCTTGCCAGATTGTATATCTCAGCTTTGTTTCCGGTAAGTAAATGCCAGTTTGATGAAGTGATCTTATTCTGTTCAGCAAATTCTTTTAGTCTATTTACACTGTCGATCCACGGAGTCACACTGTAAGAAAGAATAACAAGGTTATTATCAGTGGCATATTCTTTTTCTACCATCTTCATGTGTTTGGTCATCACCGGGCAAATGCTGGCGCAGCGTGTAAAGATGAAATTGGCCACATGAATTTTTTCATCAACTGTTTGCTCTGTTATGTTGTTCCCTAATTGATTGGTAAACGAGAAGCTGTCAATGGTATGTGGAATTGTTTTCGTCACATCTTCACCTGCAGCTAAAAACACAGGTGTAAAATCAGGACTGTTGTAATAGGGGAGCTGTTCTTTGGGTTGTTTTGGTGAGCAAGCCAAAGAGCAAACGATCAATACGTATAAACTAATTTTTAAAAATACTGTCTGATACATTCATGCAATTTTTTGTACCCAGTAATCCATATCGTCTTCCTTGCTTAATAATATAATTGGCTTTTATCTTTCCGTTATCGTACCACCATCGTTGACTTCCTTCTTCATACCCTTTAAGATAATTCATTTCTTTCACCAGCAATCCATCGCTCGACCATTCACGGCAAGTGCCTTCGTATTCATCATTTGCAAAAATATAATGCGTTTGTTTGTTTCCATTGGGCCACCATGTTTCGAGCACGCCGGTTTTTTTACCGTTTTCAAAACTTCGTTGTTCGTATAATTTTCGGTCGGGGTAATACTTTACCCAACGGCCATGTTCTTTTCCATTCAGGTAAGAAGCGCTTGCAGCGGTGTCTGTAGTTGAGGGGTATAGCGAAAAGATCACTCCGCTGAATAGTTGATCATTAAAATAAATGATGCCGTTCTTATTTGAGATGCGGGCATCATTCATATTCAGAACAAGGCTGGAAGTAGTTTTTGCTTCTTTCTTCTCCGGCTTTGAGCAACCAAACAAAATCATGATCAGGCAAAGTAAGTTGATCTTACTGTGTAACTGTGCCAGGCGTTCCATAATATCCACTACCATTTATATAAGGATCTGTATTGGTGATGTGATAATGATAAATGCCATTCGGATAATCAGCTGTTGCATGGGTATGTCCGTGATAAGCATCCAGCATTGCATTTGTTACAGCTGCGCCATTTTCTTCGGGGCCATATACCGGAAATCCATCAAGCAAGAAACCCATTAACGAAGATTTAGTTGCCTTTACAGTAGTAAGGTAAAGTGGTTCTACATGATAATGATAGCGACCGGTTGCAGTCGGGTGTCCCCAATATTGATCAAAACTCATCACTTCGTTGGTAAGTGGCTGGGCCGGACCTGCATACTGATTGTATAGAGGAATGCCATTTACCGCAACTCCCATTGCACCCAATGGTGTGGCAGCATGTGTTGATGCCACAGTTGGATTAAGCGGAATTTTGAACGTATAGTTTTGTGTAATAATTGAATTTGGATTTTTTGTAAATGTGTTGCCGCCAAAAGTAGTGCCGCTGAATGTTTCGTACAACGCATTGCCGTTGGGGTAATACACACTTTTATGATCGGGGTTGCCATTTGTTTTAATGGTGATGAATGTGCCATCGGATGTAATACTTGTTGCACCATATATTTTTAAATAAACTGCGGGTACGGTGTTGGTATTACCACTGCCATTATCAGTGTTGTTATCTTTTTTACAGGAGAGGTTAATGATGGAAGTGATTGATAGAAAGAGCAATGAAAGGAAAGACATTTGTTTCATACAGATCTGTTTGGGCTTTTCGACTTACAACTTGTGAAGTAGTTTAACCCACACCAGAATGAATGTACTTATTTGCGTCTTTTTTGCCGAAAATAATAACGACAAGGTTGTCGTAAAATAGTTTGTATGTTTTGCTGATGTTGATACTTTTGAGGACGGTTTCAGCCGTAAAACCGGTGCTTTTCAGCCAAGTCGTTTAATATCTCTATTTTTAAACCGTTAATGCCTGCTGATTCACTTTTATTGATTGCTGTGCAGGTTGTTTGAATGATAATGATTGAACTGCTGGATGAAATTCTTTGACGAAATAGAATTAATGGAGCGATTGCAACAAGGCGATCAACAGGCCTTTCTTGCTTTGTATGATCGTTATCATTCACTGGTGTACAATTGGGTA is part of the Lacibacter sediminis genome and harbors:
- a CDS encoding Gfo/Idh/MocA family protein, whose protein sequence is MVRNGRVIRAGIIGSGFAAKFHFEAVKRVYSANVVVAGAYSTNKDRLNAFTQPREIKSYESLEALIAASDVLHICTPPSTHEEMLIQVLKQDKHVIVEKPFTGYFGDGTAAFNGDTFSRKEGLAFALKSIERILSAEKESKGSIMYAENWVYAPAIQKERELIEKTDAQILWIQAQQSHSGSHSLDYGQWRLSGGGSLMGKGSHPLTAAIYLKQVEGLSRNKKSIRPKTVSARTHAVTRMPGYKNESHLRDTYKDVEDYATVHVVFEDGSVADIVASELLHGGVKNYVEVHANNHRTICNIAPNNAMQTYNPLEENFSDVYVVEKTGTKQGWSFISPDEAWFNGYQHEMEAFYRTAAVGEAIESNSQLAADVIATIYAAYVSAESRGEEVAIPIINS
- a CDS encoding SCO family protein, with amino-acid sequence MYQTVFLKISLYVLIVCSLACSPKQPKEQLPYYNSPDFTPVFLAAGEDVTKTIPHTIDSFSFTNQLGNNITEQTVDEKIHVANFIFTRCASICPVMTKHMKMVEKEYATDNNLVILSYSVTPWIDSVNRLKEFAEQNKITSSNWHLLTGNKAEIYNLARRSYFAEEDLGFTKDSSEFLHTEHVLLIDKTKRIRGIYNGTLQLEIEQLIKDIKVLRDE
- a CDS encoding MFS transporter; translated protein: MDHSVVGFFATTINYLDRQVISLLKDDYLEPLFGWTETDYANIVIAFQITYALGMIGSGFIIDRIGTKFGYALALIIWSLAAIGHAFAVSTGGFMAARAVLGFSEAGNFPAAIKTVAEWFPKKERALAAGIFNSGTNIGAIIAPLSVPLIAGTLGWEWAFIITGAIGLIWLLFWWLFYDSPQKHKKISTEEYNYIHSDDIEDEQFEDAPAKVKWLKLLGYRQTWAFALLKFFTDPVWWFMLFWLPSFLNKQYGMTKLALAFPIAVVYTIAMFGSIAGGWLSGYFIHRGWPLYKARRTALLIFALCALPMLAAQWLGTFHYWYAVLIIGLAASAHQAWSANIFTTVSDMFPKKAVASVVGIGGMIGAIGGILIARTAGLLLDHYKVLGKIETGYYIMFIICAFAYIIAWSLFSLLVPKMPKVKI
- a CDS encoding carbohydrate-binding protein, which produces MNVAYTHRSLNSGSIRFSLFLLLFLSFDATAQNNSTQREGLKSVFSNYQGKPWNNQLQQIPGRVQCEFYDLGGEGIAYHDKDTMNNGSGNLNPANGTFLNEFRMKEAVDISYTKARDIDNSPYNLVEPLIGELYAGWTKPGEWINYSINVTESGTYTIGIMYTASGDGSISLLIDGKEKIAEVVIPSTRNDRETIAWRQWHHWNRIDQLATIQLKKGVHVLTLKTLTNGNMNYDYLDFKLSQ
- a CDS encoding toxin-antitoxin system YwqK family antitoxin encodes the protein MERLAQLHSKINLLCLIMILFGCSKPEKKEAKTTSSLVLNMNDARISNKNGIIYFNDQLFSGVIFSLYPSTTDTAASASYLNGKEHGRWVKYYPDRKLYEQRSFENGKKTGVLETWWPNGNKQTHYIFANDEYEGTCREWSSDGLLVKEMNYLKGYEEGSQRWWYDNGKIKANYIIKQGRRYGLLGTKNCMNVSDSIFKN
- a CDS encoding glycoside hydrolase family 5 protein, with the translated sequence MTNQFQKVATSVRNVFCRILPLLFVAMILLSCKKKSSGPAPVVVTPPVVTPIPPINTNSTTAKEIIEDMAAGFNLGNTFENGINSSSPATNKQIIDLYYSAGMRHVRIPITWVQGFSSNLADANGNVNVSHPRLLELKEIVDYALAKKMYVVINTHHEHWLKDNYDGSAAFDTKFATLWNGIATFFKDYPKQLLFEVLNEPEGAMGQWSGTGYPLPTNAQAIDYTRKINKVGYDAIRATGGNNITRLVMVSPNGQGNQGMIEEVYPTKASLPGAGNDAYLAIQVHTYDPWAFCGQTGSNAAWPGSASIENAIKKVGVHSKLIDVPINYGEFGVGRQSNTGERNTDLVRGYYKLFRVTCKAEKMSFTPWDDRGWFGLIYKSGTDYLFSNNIVPSMMQ
- a CDS encoding YHYH protein; the encoded protein is MKQMSFLSLLFLSITSIINLSCKKDNNTDNGSGNTNTVPAVYLKIYGATSITSDGTFITIKTNGNPDHKSVYYPNGNALYETFSGTTFGGNTFTKNPNSIITQNYTFKIPLNPTVASTHAATPLGAMGVAVNGIPLYNQYAGPAQPLTNEVMSFDQYWGHPTATGRYHYHVEPLYLTTVKATKSSLMGFLLDGFPVYGPEENGAAVTNAMLDAYHGHTHATADYPNGIYHYHITNTDPYINGSGYYGTPGTVTQ
- a CDS encoding phosphotriesterase family protein; the protein is MRAALIISFFFLLLSSFNPLQKKTGYVYSATGKIHSSKLGVALTHEHLFSNFGAAPAAVAGYDSAALFNQVLPYLKKIKLQGVQSIFDCTGAYFGRDVKKLQTLSLLSGINIITNTGFYGAANDKYVPAFAFSMSEEEIANIWINEFKNGIDSTTIKPGFIKLAFDDGEPSAIDIKLFAAGLLTHKATGLTLQVHTGNNIAAAKKQLELLKKYQLHPSAWIWAHANLSTDMNFLIETAASGAWISLDGVKESTIGNYVRILKEFKSKNVLHKVLLSHDGNSFPRGAAIRPYDAIQTHLIPQLQKEGFSTADIYQLTVKNPCMAFQIRVRMNK
- a CDS encoding 3-keto-disaccharide hydrolase, with the protein product MYIKRVIVSLLLTIISCAASSQAKWESLFNGKDFTGWRKLNGTAEYSIKDGTIIGTSKSKTPNTFLATEKLYDDFILELEYKVEDGLNSGIQFRSASNSSFKNGRVHGYQFEIDPSARAWSGGIYDEARRGWLYTMEKNPAAKTAYKNNGWNHVRIEAIGNTVRTWLNGIACASILDDLVDARSGFIALQVHEIYKPEDEGKTIQWKNIRICTTDLAKVRNPINNKIVQVNCNDNTISPAEAKEGWILLFDGKTTNGWRGAKLTSFPEKGWVIENGLLKVVSSNGAESTNGGDIVTINKYKNFELTVDFKITTGANSGIKYFVDTDLNKGEGSSIGCEFQILDDQVHSDAKLGVAGNRMLGSLYDLIPAPSDKFFRKSDFNTARIIVKGNKVTHYLNDKITVEYERGTQLWKALVAYSKYAKYPGFGELEEGHILLQDHGNEVQFKNIKIKIL